A stretch of the Bacillus licheniformis DSM 13 = ATCC 14580 genome encodes the following:
- a CDS encoding class I SAM-dependent methyltransferase — translation MKLKKILPYAKELLKTAAGEGDIVIDATMGNGHDTHFLAELVGESGHVYAFDIQEAALMNTAERLGNEYKDRVTLIQKSHDELTTSLPDDISGKVAAAVFNLGYLPGGDKSVTTKSDSTIASIKQLLKILKNEGLIVLVVYHGHPEGKREKDALLEFCASLDQDTARVLCYQYLNQRNDPPFIIAIEKKEAVQK, via the coding sequence ATGAAGCTCAAGAAAATCCTCCCGTATGCGAAAGAACTGCTGAAAACAGCCGCAGGCGAAGGAGACATCGTCATTGATGCGACAATGGGAAACGGACATGATACTCACTTTTTAGCTGAACTTGTCGGTGAAAGCGGGCATGTCTATGCCTTTGACATTCAAGAAGCAGCTCTTATGAATACTGCCGAAAGACTTGGAAACGAGTATAAAGACCGGGTGACATTGATTCAAAAAAGCCATGATGAGCTCACCACTTCGCTTCCTGACGACATCTCAGGCAAGGTGGCAGCAGCCGTGTTTAACCTCGGATATCTTCCGGGAGGCGACAAATCGGTGACGACAAAAAGCGATTCGACCATCGCCAGCATCAAGCAGCTTCTCAAAATCCTGAAAAATGAGGGGCTGATCGTGCTTGTCGTCTACCATGGCCATCCCGAAGGAAAGCGGGAAAAAGACGCCCTGCTCGAATTTTGTGCATCGCTCGACCAGGATACGGCCCGTGTCCTCTGTTACCAATATTTAAACCAGCGAAACGATCCGCCGTTTATCATTGCGATCGAAAAGAAAGAAGCGGTCCAAAAGTGA
- the gltP gene encoding glutamate-aspartate/proton symporter GltP: MKKFIAYQILIALAIGAVIGHFFPDFGMALRPVGDGFIRLIKMIVVPIVFSTIVIGAAGSGSMKKMGSLGIKTIIWFEVITTFVLGLGLLLANVLKPGVGLDLSHLAKKDIDELSGYTEKVVDIKQMILDIIPTNIVDVMARNDLLAVIFFAILFGVAAAGIGKASEPVMKFFESVANIMFKLTQMVMVTAPIGVLALMAASVGQYGIELLLPMLKLVGTVFLGLFLVLFVLFPIVGLVFKIKYFEVLKMIWDLFLIAFSTTSTETVLPQLMDRMEKYGCPKRVVSFVVPSGLSLNCDGSSLYLSVACIFLAQAFNIDMSISQQLLMMLVLVMTSKGIAAVPSGSLVVLLATANAVGLPAEGVAIIAGVDRVMDMARTGVNVPGHAVACIVVSKWEKSFRYNKRFVLEKQYRTESL, translated from the coding sequence TTGAAAAAATTTATCGCTTATCAAATTTTGATCGCACTCGCCATTGGAGCAGTTATCGGACATTTCTTCCCTGATTTCGGAATGGCGCTGCGCCCCGTCGGAGACGGATTTATCCGTCTGATTAAAATGATCGTCGTTCCAATCGTTTTTTCTACAATTGTCATCGGAGCGGCCGGAAGCGGAAGCATGAAAAAAATGGGCAGCCTCGGCATCAAGACGATTATTTGGTTTGAAGTGATTACGACGTTCGTGCTCGGACTCGGGCTGCTTTTGGCTAATGTGTTAAAGCCCGGCGTCGGCCTTGACCTTTCCCATTTGGCCAAAAAGGATATCGACGAACTCTCGGGCTACACGGAAAAAGTGGTCGATATTAAACAAATGATCCTCGATATCATTCCTACCAACATCGTTGACGTCATGGCCAGAAATGATTTGCTCGCCGTGATCTTCTTTGCGATATTGTTCGGCGTTGCAGCTGCCGGGATCGGCAAAGCCTCGGAACCTGTCATGAAGTTTTTTGAATCTGTTGCCAACATCATGTTCAAGCTGACGCAGATGGTGATGGTCACAGCGCCTATCGGCGTGCTTGCTCTTATGGCCGCATCCGTCGGGCAATACGGCATCGAGCTCCTGCTTCCTATGTTAAAATTAGTCGGCACTGTTTTTCTCGGACTGTTTCTCGTTCTTTTTGTTTTATTTCCGATCGTCGGTCTTGTTTTTAAAATTAAATACTTCGAAGTCCTGAAAATGATTTGGGATTTGTTTCTGATCGCGTTCTCCACGACGAGCACAGAAACAGTCTTGCCGCAGCTGATGGACCGCATGGAGAAATACGGCTGCCCAAAACGGGTCGTTTCCTTCGTGGTTCCTTCAGGCTTATCTCTGAATTGCGACGGCTCCAGCCTATATTTATCGGTCGCCTGTATCTTTTTGGCGCAGGCTTTCAATATAGACATGAGCATTTCCCAGCAATTGCTCATGATGCTCGTGCTAGTGATGACAAGCAAAGGGATCGCCGCCGTGCCATCTGGCTCGCTCGTCGTCCTTCTGGCTACCGCCAACGCAGTCGGCCTTCCCGCTGAAGGAGTCGCGATTATCGCGGGAGTGGACCGCGTGATGGACATGGCGCGAACAGGCGTGAACGTGCCGGGTCATGCTGTCGCCTGCATCGTTGTTTCTAAATGGGAAAAAAGCTTCCGGTATAATAAGCGCTTTGTGCTTGAAAAACAATACCGGACGGAAAGCTTATAA
- a CDS encoding tetraprenyl-beta-curcumene synthase family protein, with protein sequence MAVPEHPFGLMAKVYREVFPLVHQELDKWKRKAETIQNPELKTQAKASIRDKTFHCEGGGIMALLSGDKIEQSIRFITAYQTISDYLDNLCDRSTSLDPDDFTMLHQSMKDALTVGAELKNYYRFREDQDDQGYLHDLVKTCQGVLAEIENYDLIKEHLIELCSYYCDLQVHKHVVEHERVPRLEAWFENYKSALPKMEWYEFSACAGSTLGIFCLVSYSVRPDFTESMAGKIRDSYFPYIQGLHILLDYLIDQEEDLIGGDLNFCTYYPSHSDMMERLEYFIEMADEHLRGIPHENFHRLINRGLLGVYLSDDKVAGQKEIGRLAKKLIKASGKTSFFFYINGRAYRKIQKMPWMKSS encoded by the coding sequence TTGGCAGTACCGGAGCATCCTTTTGGATTAATGGCTAAAGTATACAGAGAGGTTTTTCCCCTTGTTCATCAGGAATTGGACAAGTGGAAACGAAAAGCTGAAACGATTCAAAATCCCGAACTGAAAACGCAGGCGAAAGCCAGCATCAGGGATAAAACCTTTCACTGTGAAGGCGGCGGCATTATGGCCCTTCTTTCAGGAGACAAAATCGAGCAGTCGATCCGGTTTATTACGGCGTATCAGACGATAAGCGACTACCTCGACAATCTATGCGACCGGAGCACCTCGCTTGATCCGGATGATTTCACCATGCTTCACCAGTCGATGAAAGACGCGCTGACAGTCGGGGCTGAATTGAAAAACTATTACCGGTTCAGGGAAGATCAGGATGATCAAGGCTATTTGCACGACTTAGTGAAAACATGTCAAGGCGTGCTTGCGGAAATTGAGAACTATGATCTGATCAAGGAGCATCTGATTGAGCTTTGCAGCTACTATTGCGACCTGCAAGTTCATAAACACGTAGTGGAGCATGAGCGTGTTCCCCGGCTCGAAGCGTGGTTTGAGAATTATAAATCGGCTCTGCCGAAAATGGAATGGTATGAGTTCTCGGCCTGTGCGGGTTCAACGCTCGGCATCTTCTGCCTCGTATCGTATTCCGTCCGTCCCGATTTTACTGAATCGATGGCCGGAAAGATCCGCGACAGCTATTTTCCGTACATACAGGGACTGCACATCCTGCTCGATTATTTAATTGACCAGGAGGAAGATTTAATCGGCGGGGATTTGAATTTCTGCACTTATTACCCATCACATTCAGATATGATGGAAAGGCTCGAATATTTCATCGAAATGGCGGATGAACATTTGCGCGGGATTCCGCACGAAAACTTTCACCGTTTGATCAACAGAGGACTGTTAGGCGTTTATTTGTCGGATGACAAAGTAGCGGGCCAGAAGGAAATCGGCCGGCTTGCGAAAAAGCTGATTAAAGCGAGCGGCAAAACATCTTTCTTTTTCTATATTAACGGCAGGGCATACCGCAAAATTCAAAAAATGCCGTGGATGAAAAGCTCGTAA
- a CDS encoding alpha/beta hydrolase: MWCMEAERPVATIVVIHGACEHHGRYKWLSEMWRSSGFNVVMGDLPGQGTSTRERGHIRSFQEYIDEVDKWVARAKAFELPVFMLGHSMGGLIAIEWFKQQQSGIAGLILSSPCLGLQLKPNKFLDLISKGLNVLAPSMRFESGITPDKATRNKEVIEMDINDSLYITKVSVRWYQEMLKALKSAMEPTDAFLNIPLFVMQAGTDWLVDKKMVVKWFNQLASHNKTYREWDGLYHEIFNEPEREDVFKAARAFAEQYIT; this comes from the coding sequence ATGTGGTGCATGGAAGCGGAAAGACCTGTTGCTACAATCGTCGTCATTCACGGTGCATGTGAGCATCACGGGCGGTATAAATGGCTGTCCGAAATGTGGCGTTCATCCGGCTTTAATGTCGTGATGGGGGATTTGCCCGGCCAGGGCACTTCGACAAGAGAAAGAGGACATATACGCTCTTTTCAAGAATATATTGATGAAGTGGACAAATGGGTCGCCAGGGCGAAAGCATTTGAACTGCCTGTGTTTATGCTCGGGCACAGCATGGGCGGCCTGATTGCGATCGAATGGTTTAAGCAGCAGCAAAGCGGCATTGCCGGTCTCATTTTATCATCCCCTTGTCTCGGGCTGCAATTAAAGCCGAACAAATTTCTGGACTTGATTTCCAAGGGGCTCAACGTTTTGGCGCCGTCTATGCGGTTTGAATCCGGGATCACGCCTGATAAAGCGACGAGAAACAAAGAAGTCATCGAAATGGACATCAACGATTCATTATATATCACAAAAGTTTCTGTCAGATGGTATCAAGAAATGTTAAAAGCGTTGAAAAGCGCGATGGAGCCGACGGACGCCTTTCTCAACATCCCGCTCTTTGTCATGCAGGCGGGCACCGACTGGCTTGTCGACAAAAAAATGGTCGTCAAGTGGTTTAACCAGCTTGCTTCCCACAATAAGACGTACAGGGAATGGGATGGCTTGTACCACGAAATTTTCAATGAGCCTGAACGGGAAGACGTTTTTAAAGCGGCCAGAGCGTTTGCGGAGCAGTATATAACATAA
- a CDS encoding gamma carbonic anhydrase, which yields MIYPYKKTEPVIHETAFIADNAVITGDVTIGERSSIWFSSVIRGDVAPVRIGKGVNIQDLSCLHQSPERPLVIEDGVTVGHQVTLHSSVIRKHALIGMGSIILDEAEIGEGAFIGAGSLVPPGKKIPSGHLAFGRPAKVIRPLTDKDKQEMERIRKEYIEKGQYYKSLQKKD from the coding sequence ATGATCTACCCTTATAAAAAAACGGAACCCGTTATTCATGAAACGGCGTTTATCGCCGACAACGCGGTCATCACCGGAGATGTAACAATCGGAGAGCGATCAAGCATCTGGTTCTCTTCTGTTATCCGCGGCGATGTCGCCCCGGTCAGAATTGGAAAAGGTGTGAACATTCAAGACCTTTCCTGTCTGCACCAAAGCCCTGAACGCCCTCTCGTGATTGAAGACGGTGTGACGGTAGGCCATCAGGTTACATTGCACAGCTCCGTGATTCGAAAGCATGCCCTTATCGGAATGGGGTCGATTATTCTTGACGAAGCGGAGATCGGGGAAGGCGCTTTTATCGGGGCGGGCAGCCTTGTCCCGCCTGGCAAAAAGATCCCGTCCGGGCACCTCGCATTCGGCAGGCCCGCCAAAGTCATCCGTCCGTTAACCGACAAAGATAAACAGGAAATGGAAAGAATACGCAAAGAATATATTGAAAAAGGACAATACTACAAATCCTTGCAAAAAAAAGATTAG
- a CDS encoding phosphatase PAP2 family protein, translated as MVGIYNFECRIFLGMNRLFHQKTLNRYFRSSTHLGGAMCTISACLSLLLFGSGSVRTAGMASALALLVSHLQVMLIKKLYPRKRPYLTLKETQVLQNPLKDHSFPSGHTTAVFSVITPLMIFFPILALLLIPVGVSVGLSRIYLGLHYPSDVLAGTALGISVGTLSAMIF; from the coding sequence ATGGTTGGCATTTACAACTTTGAATGCCGGATTTTCCTCGGTATGAACAGATTATTTCATCAAAAAACACTCAACCGTTATTTTCGTTCCTCAACTCATTTGGGAGGGGCTATGTGCACGATTTCTGCCTGCCTGTCTCTCTTGCTGTTCGGCTCGGGAAGTGTTCGTACAGCGGGGATGGCCAGCGCCCTTGCACTTTTGGTCAGCCACCTTCAAGTCATGCTGATCAAAAAGCTGTATCCGAGAAAGCGGCCGTATTTAACGCTAAAGGAAACTCAGGTTTTGCAAAATCCGCTCAAGGATCATTCTTTTCCATCCGGACATACGACAGCTGTATTTTCTGTTATTACACCGTTAATGATATTCTTTCCGATACTCGCGCTTTTATTAATACCGGTTGGCGTCAGTGTGGGGCTCTCCAGGATTTATCTCGGTCTTCATTATCCATCGGATGTTCTGGCAGGCACAGCCCTCGGGATTTCAGTCGGAACCTTGTCGGCGATGATCTTCTAA
- a CDS encoding glycosyltransferase family 4 protein produces the protein MKIAIFTDTFTPDVNGCARTLKRYTDYLEKNGMPYKVFAPESTHETQFSSRIRRFTSMPFFLYPECRIALPNLIKMKSELREFHPDLIHIATPFNIGLAGLKLAKKWNIPVVGSYHTDFDQYLSYYDLQMFSKLLWKYMLWFHKDFRKVFVPSRETFMQLKAKQFRNLSIWKRGVDCSQFSPAHQTEHIRRRYGIKETYILSYVGRLAPEKDLETLLKIASHPALKDDVHWLIAGDGPLKKELEKRAPLNMTFAGYVKGEELASIYASSDLFVFPSPTETFGNSALEALACGTPVIGADSGGLKDFIQNGRNGFLSEPRNPEAFTANILRVLSNPSLKKRMAYEARSYALTQSWDVIFDNLLSECESVLADLSAEKPA, from the coding sequence ATGAAAATTGCGATATTTACGGACACGTTCACACCAGATGTGAACGGCTGCGCCAGAACGCTGAAAAGGTATACGGATTATCTTGAAAAAAACGGGATGCCCTATAAAGTATTTGCGCCGGAAAGCACGCATGAAACACAATTTTCGAGCCGCATCCGCCGTTTTACGAGCATGCCGTTCTTCTTATACCCCGAGTGCAGAATCGCTCTTCCTAATCTCATCAAAATGAAATCAGAACTCCGCGAATTCCATCCCGATCTCATTCACATCGCGACTCCTTTTAATATCGGCCTGGCGGGGCTCAAGCTTGCGAAGAAATGGAACATCCCCGTCGTAGGCTCTTACCATACCGATTTTGACCAGTACCTTTCATATTATGATCTTCAAATGTTTTCCAAACTCTTATGGAAATATATGCTCTGGTTTCATAAAGATTTTCGAAAAGTTTTTGTGCCTTCGCGCGAAACATTTATGCAGCTTAAAGCCAAACAATTCAGGAACCTCTCCATCTGGAAGCGCGGCGTGGACTGCTCGCAGTTCAGTCCGGCGCATCAAACCGAACACATCCGCAGGCGATACGGCATAAAGGAAACCTATATCCTCAGCTATGTCGGAAGGCTTGCACCTGAAAAAGACTTGGAGACGCTGCTCAAGATCGCAAGTCACCCCGCTTTGAAAGATGACGTCCACTGGCTGATCGCCGGAGACGGCCCGTTAAAAAAAGAGCTTGAGAAGCGAGCTCCCCTCAACATGACTTTTGCCGGCTATGTCAAAGGAGAAGAGCTGGCAAGCATCTATGCGAGCTCAGATTTGTTCGTCTTTCCTTCTCCGACGGAAACCTTCGGAAATTCCGCCCTTGAAGCGCTCGCCTGCGGGACGCCTGTTATCGGGGCAGACTCCGGCGGCCTGAAAGATTTTATACAGAACGGAAGAAACGGTTTTCTTTCCGAACCTAGAAATCCGGAAGCATTCACCGCAAATATATTGCGCGTCCTCTCCAACCCATCGTTAAAAAAACGGATGGCATACGAAGCGAGAAGCTATGCCCTTACCCAGTCGTGGGACGTGATCTTTGACAATCTCCTCTCCGAATGTGAAAGCGTGCTTGCAGATTTATCAGCAGAAAAACCGGCATAA
- the asnB gene encoding asparagine synthase (glutamine-hydrolyzing) has product MCGFVGVFNHRPSSETAAQEELIKQMNEMIVHRGPDDDGYYHDEHVGFGFRRLSIIDVENGGQPLSYEDDSYWIIFNGEIYNYIELKDELLSKGYEFKTDSDTEVLLATYRHYKQEAASKLRGMFAFLIWDKKEQLLYGARDPFGIKPLYFTKTDGHVYFASERKSLMAVDADLELNEKALQQYTSFQFVPEPETLDKKVQKVESGHQFTVRPGEDIQFKTYWKVQFKPVQTEEDKLVQEVRDAIFDSVKVHMRSDVPVGSFLSGGIDSSFIVSVAKQFHPNLKTFSVGFEHEGFSEVDVAKETADKVGVENFSAIISPEEYMNELPKIVWHLDDPLADPAAIPLYFVAKEAKKQVTVVLSGEGADELFGGYNIYREPLSLKPFERIPSPLKKMLLRVASAMPEGMKGKSFLMRGCTPLEDRYIGNAKIFEEGMKSKLLRQYDSNLSYCDVTKPYFEESRSYSEINKMQYVDIHTWLRGDILLKADKMTMANSLELRVPFLDKVVFEAASKIPEELKTKNGTTKYLLRKAAEGIVPEHVLNRKKLGFPVPIRHWLKNEMHDWAVNIIKESETDAYIHKDYVLQLLEDHCANKADNSRKIWTVLIFMIWHSIFVEKRFVPEELNHQPKEVIIV; this is encoded by the coding sequence ATGTGTGGATTTGTAGGGGTATTCAATCATCGCCCATCATCCGAGACAGCAGCACAGGAAGAACTGATTAAACAAATGAATGAAATGATTGTACACCGCGGTCCGGACGATGATGGGTACTATCATGATGAGCATGTAGGCTTCGGATTTAGAAGGCTCAGCATCATCGATGTGGAAAATGGAGGACAGCCTCTGTCTTATGAAGACGACTCCTATTGGATTATTTTTAATGGAGAAATCTATAACTATATAGAACTGAAAGACGAACTTCTTTCTAAAGGATACGAGTTCAAAACCGATTCAGATACGGAAGTTTTGCTTGCGACTTACCGCCACTACAAACAGGAAGCCGCTTCAAAGCTGCGCGGTATGTTTGCTTTTTTAATCTGGGATAAAAAAGAGCAGCTTCTATACGGAGCGCGCGATCCGTTCGGCATTAAGCCGCTCTATTTTACGAAAACGGACGGCCACGTTTATTTTGCGTCAGAAAGAAAGAGCCTGATGGCTGTCGATGCTGACTTGGAATTGAATGAAAAAGCGCTTCAGCAGTATACATCGTTCCAATTCGTTCCGGAGCCTGAGACGCTGGACAAAAAGGTGCAAAAAGTAGAGTCGGGCCATCAGTTTACCGTCCGCCCGGGTGAGGATATTCAATTTAAAACATACTGGAAAGTTCAATTCAAGCCGGTTCAGACAGAAGAAGACAAGCTTGTTCAGGAAGTAAGAGACGCGATCTTTGATTCTGTAAAAGTTCATATGCGAAGCGATGTGCCTGTAGGTTCCTTCCTTTCCGGGGGCATTGACTCGTCCTTTATCGTGTCAGTGGCGAAGCAATTCCATCCCAACTTAAAGACGTTCTCTGTCGGCTTTGAACATGAAGGCTTCAGCGAAGTTGACGTTGCGAAAGAAACCGCTGATAAGGTCGGCGTGGAAAACTTCAGCGCGATCATTTCCCCTGAGGAATATATGAACGAGCTTCCAAAGATCGTCTGGCATCTGGATGATCCTCTGGCAGACCCTGCTGCGATTCCTTTGTATTTTGTCGCGAAGGAAGCGAAGAAGCAAGTTACGGTTGTTTTGTCAGGAGAAGGGGCAGATGAGCTGTTCGGCGGTTACAATATTTACCGAGAGCCGCTTTCATTAAAGCCGTTTGAGCGGATCCCGTCCCCGCTGAAAAAGATGCTTCTGCGCGTAGCTTCAGCGATGCCGGAAGGAATGAAAGGGAAAAGCTTTTTAATGAGGGGCTGTACTCCTCTTGAAGATAGATATATCGGCAATGCAAAGATTTTTGAAGAAGGCATGAAATCAAAACTTCTTCGCCAATATGACAGCAACCTGTCTTACTGTGACGTGACAAAGCCATATTTTGAAGAAAGCAGGTCCTACAGCGAAATCAATAAAATGCAGTATGTCGATATCCACACATGGCTGCGCGGCGATATTTTGCTGAAGGCCGACAAAATGACGATGGCCAATTCGCTGGAGCTTCGCGTTCCGTTTTTGGACAAAGTCGTATTTGAAGCGGCTTCCAAAATTCCCGAAGAGCTGAAAACGAAAAACGGCACGACAAAATATCTTCTTAGAAAAGCGGCGGAAGGCATCGTTCCAGAACACGTGCTAAACCGCAAAAAACTAGGGTTCCCTGTGCCAATCCGCCACTGGCTGAAAAACGAAATGCATGACTGGGCCGTGAACATCATTAAAGAGAGCGAGACAGATGCATATATCCATAAAGATTACGTGCTTCAGCTTCTTGAAGACCACTGCGCCAACAAAGCGGATAACAGCCGCAAAATCTGGACGGTTCTCATCTTTATGATCTGGCACAGCATTTTCGTTGAAAAACGCTTTGTACCGGAAGAGCTGAACCATCAGCCAAAAGAGGTCATTATTGTTTAA
- the metK gene encoding methionine adenosyltransferase yields MSKNRRLFTSESVTEGHPDKICDQISDSILDEILKKDPNARVACETSVTTGLVLVSGEITTSTYVDIPKTVRETIKEIGYTRAKYGFDAETCAVLTSIDEQSPDIAMGVDQALEAREGAMSDAEIEAIGAGDQGLMFGFACNETKELMPLPISLAHKLSRRLTEVRKEEILPYLRPDGKTQVTVEYDENNKPIRIDTIVISTQHHPEISLEQIQRNLKEHVINPVVPKELIDENTKYFINPTGRFVIGGPQGDAGLTGRKIIVDTYGGYARHGGGAFSGKDATKVDRSAAYAARYVAKNIVAAGLADSCEVQLAYAIGVAQPVSISIDTFGTGKASEETLIEVVRKNFDLRPAGIIKMLDLRRPIYKQTAAYGHFGRLDLDLPWERTDKADQLKKDALGE; encoded by the coding sequence ATGAGCAAAAACCGTCGGTTATTTACATCAGAGTCAGTTACGGAGGGACATCCGGACAAAATTTGCGACCAGATTTCGGATAGTATATTAGACGAAATTTTAAAGAAAGATCCGAATGCCCGCGTTGCCTGTGAAACATCTGTGACAACCGGATTGGTGCTGGTAAGCGGTGAAATCACGACGTCCACATACGTCGATATTCCGAAAACAGTCCGCGAAACGATTAAAGAAATTGGCTACACACGTGCAAAATACGGTTTTGATGCCGAAACTTGCGCGGTCTTAACGTCTATAGATGAACAGTCTCCAGACATTGCAATGGGAGTCGACCAGGCGCTTGAAGCGCGTGAAGGAGCAATGAGCGACGCTGAAATTGAAGCGATCGGAGCCGGAGACCAAGGTTTAATGTTCGGTTTTGCCTGCAACGAAACAAAGGAACTTATGCCGCTGCCGATTTCGCTTGCCCATAAATTGTCTCGCCGTTTGACAGAAGTCCGCAAAGAGGAAATTCTGCCGTATCTGCGTCCGGACGGAAAGACACAGGTAACCGTTGAGTATGATGAGAACAACAAGCCGATTCGCATCGATACAATCGTCATTTCGACTCAGCATCATCCTGAGATTTCGCTTGAACAAATCCAGCGCAATCTGAAAGAGCACGTCATCAATCCGGTAGTTCCAAAAGAGCTGATCGATGAAAACACGAAATACTTCATTAATCCTACGGGCCGTTTTGTTATCGGCGGACCGCAGGGGGATGCCGGTTTAACAGGGCGCAAAATCATCGTTGACACCTATGGCGGCTATGCCCGTCACGGAGGCGGAGCGTTTTCCGGCAAGGATGCGACAAAGGTTGACAGATCTGCAGCTTATGCAGCGAGATATGTAGCGAAAAATATCGTCGCCGCAGGCCTTGCTGATTCCTGTGAAGTACAGCTTGCCTACGCGATCGGTGTCGCTCAGCCGGTGTCCATTTCAATCGATACATTCGGTACAGGCAAAGCGAGTGAAGAAACATTGATCGAAGTGGTTCGCAAAAACTTTGATCTAAGACCTGCCGGCATTATTAAAATGCTCGATCTTCGCCGTCCGATTTACAAACAAACGGCAGCTTACGGACATTTCGGCCGCCTCGATCTCGATCTGCCTTGGGAGCGCACAGACAAAGCAGATCAGCTGAAGAAAGATGCATTAGGAGAATAA
- the pckA gene encoding phosphoenolpyruvate carboxykinase (ATP) — translation MNSVDLTTDLQTLLTGENVQMNLSVPHLVEKILERKEGVLTSSGAVRATTGTYTGRSPKDKFIVEEASTKDKIDWGAVNQPISEAAFDRLYAKVLGYLKERDELYVFEGFAGADEKYRLPITVVNEFAWHNLFARQLFIRPEEHDKKPEEQPFTILSAPHFKADPLVDGTRSETFIIVSFEKRTILIGGTEYAGEMKKSIFSIMNFLLPEQNILPMHCSANIGEEGGTALFFGLSGTGKTTLSADPKRKLIGDDEHGWSSTGVFNIEGGCYAKCINLSEEKEPQIYNAIRFGSVLENVVVDSKTGEPDYSDSFYTENTRAAYPIDAIDNIVKPSIAAHPQTIVFLTADAFGVLPPISKLTKEQAMYHFLSGYTSKLAGTERGITTPEATFSTCFGSPFLPLPAHVYAEMLGRKIDEHGVGVFLVNTGWTGGGYGTGERMSLAYTRAMVQAAIEGELDKAEMRTDRIFGLHSPVHVPGVPDQVLDPAKTWTDENEYEEKAIHLAKAFKQNFKKFSNTENIEKAGGPLV, via the coding sequence ATGAATTCTGTAGATTTAACAACTGACTTACAAACGCTATTAACGGGCGAAAACGTTCAGATGAACTTATCCGTTCCCCATTTGGTTGAAAAGATCCTTGAGCGCAAAGAAGGAGTCTTGACATCTTCCGGAGCCGTGCGGGCAACAACCGGTACATACACCGGCCGCTCGCCAAAAGACAAATTCATTGTGGAAGAAGCGAGCACAAAGGACAAAATCGATTGGGGCGCAGTAAACCAGCCGATTTCAGAAGCCGCCTTTGACCGGCTGTACGCAAAAGTGCTCGGCTATTTAAAGGAACGCGATGAATTGTATGTATTTGAAGGGTTTGCAGGAGCAGACGAAAAATACCGGCTTCCGATTACTGTTGTCAACGAGTTCGCCTGGCACAACCTGTTTGCAAGACAGTTGTTCATCAGACCTGAAGAACATGATAAAAAACCTGAAGAACAGCCGTTTACGATTCTTTCAGCTCCGCATTTCAAAGCCGATCCGCTCGTTGACGGAACCAGATCTGAAACGTTTATCATCGTGTCGTTTGAGAAGCGGACGATCTTAATCGGAGGCACCGAATATGCCGGAGAGATGAAAAAATCGATTTTTTCTATTATGAATTTTCTTCTGCCTGAACAAAACATTCTACCGATGCACTGTTCGGCAAACATTGGCGAGGAAGGCGGAACTGCTCTCTTCTTCGGATTGTCAGGTACAGGCAAAACGACGCTTTCCGCCGATCCGAAGCGGAAGCTGATCGGCGACGACGAACACGGCTGGTCCAGCACAGGCGTTTTCAACATTGAAGGAGGCTGCTACGCCAAATGCATTAACTTAAGCGAAGAAAAAGAACCGCAGATTTACAATGCGATCCGCTTCGGTTCCGTTCTCGAAAATGTCGTGGTTGACAGCAAAACCGGAGAGCCGGACTATTCCGACTCATTCTACACGGAAAACACTAGAGCGGCTTACCCGATTGACGCGATTGACAACATCGTCAAGCCGAGCATCGCAGCGCACCCGCAGACCATCGTATTTTTGACCGCAGATGCTTTCGGCGTGCTTCCTCCGATCAGCAAGTTAACGAAAGAACAAGCCATGTATCATTTCCTGAGCGGATATACAAGCAAGCTCGCCGGCACCGAACGCGGGATCACCACTCCTGAAGCCACATTCTCGACCTGCTTCGGTTCACCGTTCCTCCCGCTTCCGGCACATGTGTACGCTGAAATGCTCGGAAGAAAAATCGATGAGCACGGGGTCGGCGTCTTTCTCGTCAATACAGGCTGGACCGGCGGCGGATACGGAACCGGGGAAAGAATGAGCCTCGCATATACGAGAGCGATGGTTCAGGCCGCAATAGAAGGAGAACTGGATAAAGCCGAAATGAGGACTGACCGCATTTTCGGACTTCATTCACCTGTCCACGTTCCGGGTGTGCCTGATCAAGTGCTTGACCCGGCCAAAACTTGGACAGATGAAAACGAATACGAGGAAAAAGCGATCCACCTGGCGAAAGCATTCAAACAGAATTTCAAAAAGTTCTCCAATACGGAAAACATCGAAAAAGCCGGAGGACCGCTCGTTTAA